ttgatatatatatatcacaagaAAGTTACTAAAAGCAATTCACTGAAACTCTTTGTTAATGTGATTTCtgagtaaatacacacacatctgAGCTGTGTAAACTGTATTCATCATAAAAAGATTTCCTCAAATAGTAACACATTCATGACCTTTTTTTCTGACTTCCCTCTTCAGTTACTGATCTTAACTCATATTCTAAACATCACTAGAATCTTCTGTGTTCCTCttaaaactcttagaattttCTTATCATGGAGTTATGTGTGTCCGTGTTGTAATCCTCTACTATATTTATCCAttaataattattctttatttgaaCACTTGCCTATTTATCACTGTAGCTTCCCTATTGTATATACTGAGAtttataaaatacacaaatttttattatcgattattttttatttagattatATATCTGTAATAGAAACTATTTCTTCCTCTTGCagtatttttggtttatttctcgAAGGGGTACTGTATACACACATGTCTATTTTAAGATATTGTCAAGTATGATGGCTTTTTACAAAGCAGTTTGTGAATATCAACTACATTGATGCCTggctcataaattttttttcacaaatagaTTTAGTCTGGTAGTCCTGTCGCGgttcattggttaatgaatccgactaggaaccatgaggttgtgggttcgatccctggccttgctcagtgggttaagaatcccacgttgctgtggctctggcattggccagcggctacagctctgatttgacccctggcctgggaacctccgtatgtctcgggagtggcccaaataatagcaaaaagacaaaaaaaatattagatttaGTCTGAAATCTCTTGATGGGTAAGCAATGAATATTTCTGGAAGATACCCTCTGAGAGGCAGAAATGGGAACTGAAGCAGATGAATGATGAGATGATAGTTTGGTCAGCAGCTGGGTCATGACCGGTAAAGAAGACATGGGTGGAAAGCCTAAAGCAAGTGACAGTGGTTCACATGTACCTGGACCATGTCCACAGGCGGGAAGATCTGCCCCACTCTTCCCTGAACAGGTTCCATTTACACTGCTTTCTGGGCATCCAGATGGTGACCACTTTTACTCTCAAAAATGTCCCTATACAAATTAGACCATGGTGTTCACTGCACAATTCTCTGCATTtgctaaaaatcattaaataatacaCTCACCCTGGATAAATTTCATGATGTGTCGATTATACCTcaataatggttttttttttagtcaaaaaaagagtgaaaacccTAAGGTGAGTTGAATAGAGTAAGAGAGGATGAACTAGAGAGGAAAgccttctgaaaataaaaatggatgccTGCCAAGACCAGTTCAGctggtgagggctgaagaacaggtgctgtgaaacttaaggaaaaaaagttaacataaagcaagacatagagacatttatcttaattaaaggtgggaaccagggaactcaaggtctcagggaccaagagcaccacctcaagaaaccacactgcttttattgtgctctttaggattatgtcaagtgaggtacaggatatagttttttttatacatattattttaaaagtctcatagctggtagatggttaaggttttattctgacctttaggcatttaataaTTAtcagcattgaggaagcttggcattagctatctatgcatcgcattctagagaatcatcattgtgcttctgcagacaatgtgcctatctgcagcaacccgggGTGCCTGggtttgcacctcagttctccttgctaatgcatatcctgctaatgaccgctcataaaccacttggggccatgaggctcatcttcctcttattctttagaggaaatATCAcgttgtgcaaatggcatgcccaTCTGCACAGTCTGGCTTGCCTAGACCAATGCagtatgtcctcattcagctgaccctatgaataacttatgcctttaggtctttttttcttaagcttaagtcatttaccagcactgcgactgttttccaagcaggaatatggggtacagtacagcaggacaagatggagttttcagcacagaaaatagaagcaaagaggctaagaaaatattgtagaaacatgtcttgctaCAGATGCCAGGTTCTAAATCCAGACGTCCATTCCACTCACTGCAGTGGAAACTGACTTTATAAGAAGGGTTTTGTCCACACAATGGGTGGTGACATATGGTTCGGATAATGTGGGATTTCAGTGGGGACAAATGGAATGAGAGCCTGAGAGAGATGAGAGCCACGTGCTTTGCCCTAGACAGCAGGAAATGGTGCCAGAAGTGCGTTGGTTCTCACAACAGATAGTGTTCCCTTTGTCGGTGAGTGAGCCCtttcagctacagctcctgggaCAGAGCCACACAGAACATAAAACATGGTATTTCTGGGTTGTTTAAACTCATTTCTTGGTCATGGGGGATCTGGGAATTAGATTACTAGAGTAGTTGCAGGCATCTGGCCTGGGTTGGGAGTGGTATGGCCAGCATGGGTCACTGTAAGAAATCTCCACTCATTTCCAACCTGGAATGaattcagggaaatgcaagtcctGGGGTTGCCAGGCAGAAAACTCCAAACATGAGCATGACCTGAACCTGGATGTGCAATTGGAATCTGAAAGACTGGGTGAACTGAAACTCCATCTCATGACTCGATGTGGTGAACAATACCATCTTTTCTTTCAGCACCAGGGCCTTAGTCCCTGATGGGGAGGTAGTTAATTAAGGTCACAGATCTGACAAGTGAATGGCAGTATACAGGTTTGAAATCAGGTGTATCTGAGTTCAAActgttattttcttaaattctcttctgtctttatcattttcttaaagtgaatataaaaggaaaacaaaaacaaacaacatggGTTTCCTGACGATTTGTAAAGTCTCTTAAATCAAAATcttgaaaggaaacagaaaaaagggagtatctttttttgttacatgtatatgtgacaGATGGCCAGTGaaacttatttaaaatagtaGAGCgggtttcatttttatagatatgAATATTTTGAGGGGTTTTTAATAAAGTACATTGGGTTAAAAAGAGGTTTGGACAGTGATTGTGTGTTCATGATATAGGATATATTCTATGAACAACAAATAAATTGTCTATGATTATAAAAGAAAGTATTGAAGACATTGTAAAACATTTTGGTCTAAAATTCTGTTTAATCTACAATGCAAGACAAATGACCTGCTGAAAATTTCATGTCTCTCATATGTTGTTTCCTTCCTATGATGCTTTGATTACAAAACAATTGACACATTTTGTACACGAAAGGAATATTCATAATTAGGGGAGAGGACCTACATAAAAACCTTGCATAAGACATTACTCTCTCCTCTTGGAACCAAAAATAGATCCTCCATGTTCCTTTCTTGGCAACAACCTAAGATAAAATTAACACTTCTGAGAAGTTGAACTGGTGGTATGTTTTCACAACTGGATTAATTGTTCATTGAACACAGGGTGAATCAAATATGCAAAATTAATTTAGTTTTTGGAAGAGGTTACAGGATTCACTAATATTCAACCACTCAGCACAACACAATAGCAGTGACCaatgttaaaattttgtttatcatttccaatttaaattatatatcaatggggcatttcagtttatttatttatttttttggggggggcacaaccacggcatatggaagttcctaggctcggtgtcaaatcagagctatagctgccggcctacaccacagccacagcaatgcaggatccaagccaggtctatgacctacaccacagtttgtgttaatgccagatccttaccccactgagcaaggctagggatcaaacatgcatcctcatagatgctagtctgattcgttactgctgattcacaatgggaattccatttctttcaattttaagtGGTGTAATGCTATGAACCCCTGGGGAGCTGGAGGATGGGGGAATATTTGCTGATATACCTGAGGCAGAAAGAAGAGGAATAGTCTGAGAAGATTTTTGCAGCAAATAATTCCTGTCCTAGAGTCTCATTTCtgcctaaggcaaaagaaaacaaatgcagatGGATTTCACCTAAAGAGAACATGCTAGAATGAAATTAAAAGAGGgtcttgttgggttttttgtttgtttgtttgggaaatTTACAAATGTTCAAATTTGCATTACTTTTTCAGGCTAtactctttcatttattcaataaatattaattatcagTATCCAGAAGCCAAGCATTgtgaagaaaaaagcagaaataatggTGACTAAGACAGTAAGGTCTGTGCTTTAATGGAATATTTAGTATAGAGAGggaaatttcttatttatttatgtaacaaTTATTTACTTCTCAGTGTTGGAATATATATAGGATGATGTAagtacataaaaagataaaaacaaatctgattggACCCACTAACCCTCTTTTGCCTGAGCAAGTTTAAACAACATATAATATaatttctatgtggaatctaaaaacagaatacaaatgaaattatttgcagaacataAACACTCACCGGTTTTGAAAACAagcctgtggttaccaaaggggacaggtgtcagggagggatggactgggggtttgggtttggcatgtgcacactgtggtatgtggaacGATTGACCAACAGGGACctgatattctgtaataacctgtatgagaaaagaatctgaaaaggaatggatgtgcatgtagcatgtatgtataactgaatcacattgttgtacagcagaaatgatcacaacactgtaatttaactatacctcaataaaactttaaagaaaagtaaaacaacaaaaaagtttgaAGGCTTAAGGAAGATAACTTAAATTAGCTTGGGTGGAAATATTACTTGCCCAAAATATCTCATACTAGAGCAACTCAAGAACAGGAAAGAGAGGTATAAAAAGACTATCTCTGCAAAAAAGTAAAGTGACTCCAAGATGACTTTTCCTTAGTTTGGAGAGAAGATGAAGGTCAATAATGCCTGCTCCCTACAATCAACTTAGGCACAAAGGTAAGTAAGGGGCAATATCCAGAGGGTTGTACAGGTGAGACTACAGGAATCTATATCAAGGGACTTGAGCTTCCGCTCTCAGAATCTTTAAATAGATTTGGATGAATACCCTGTATTATCCAGCACATAATTTAGTACTGATTGTTTTCTTTGGGGCAACATTCACTTCCTTATTCCTTAAGCTGTAGACCAGTGGGTTTAACATGGGGATGACCACTGTGTAGAAGACAGAGACTATTTTGTCCATGTCCATGGAGTAACTGGAGCTGGGTCTGAAATACATGAACAGGAGTGTGCCATGAAACACAACCACAGCGGTTAAGTGGGAGGCACAATTAGAGAAGGCTTTGCATCTCCCCTTGGCTGAGTTCATTCTAAGGATGGTGGTTAGGATGTAGCTGTAGGAGAGCAGGACAGTGATGATACTACAGCCCACAACACAACAACTGGAGATGAGCAACATTATCTCACTGATGGTTGTATCTGAGGTGCTGAGGGCTAGCAAGGGTGGGAAGTCACAGGAAAAGTGCTCAATGATATTGGTATTGCAAAAGGATAATCGAAATGTACAACAGGTGTGGATTGCTGAATCCTCCAAACCTTCTACGTATACAATGACCACTAGCTTGGTACAGACTCTCTTGGACATGGCCATTGTATAAAGGAGTGGATTGCAAATGCCAACATAAGGCATTCCACATCTGCAAAGGTCCCAAAAAGGTACATCTGGACAGCACATAAATTGTATGGAATCCTCTTTTGCTCAGATAAGAAATCAGCCAGCATCTtgggagagacagaggaggagtAGCAGACATCACAGAAGGACAGATTTCTCAAGAAatagtacatgggtgtgtggagtcTGGGGTCCATCTGGATCGGCAGGATCATCCCTAGATTGGCCACCACAGTTATGCCATAAACCAGCAGGAAGAGCACTAAGAGCCCCTGCTGCACATCCTGTCTGCTTGAAAGTCCCAGGAACGTGAACTCAGTAAACATGGTGCAGTTCTCAGCTGCCATC
This is a stretch of genomic DNA from Sus scrofa isolate TJ Tabasco breed Duroc unplaced genomic scaffold, Sscrofa11.1 Contig53, whole genome shotgun sequence. It encodes these proteins:
- the LOC110258885 gene encoding LOW QUALITY PROTEIN: olfactory receptor-like protein OLF2 (The sequence of the model RefSeq protein was modified relative to this genomic sequence to represent the inferred CDS: inserted 1 base in 1 codon) is translated as MAAENCTMFTEFTFLGLSSRQDVQQGLLVLFLLVYGITVVANLGMILPIQMDPRLHTPMYYFLRNLSFCDVCYSSSVSPKMLADFLSEQKRIPYNLCAVQMYLFGTFADVECLMLXICNPLLYTMAMSKRVCTKLVVIVYVEGLEDSAIHTCCTFRLSFCNTNIIEHFSCDFPPLLALSTSDTTISEIMLLISSCCVVGCSIITVLLSYSYILTTILRMNSAKGRCKAFSNCASHLTAVVVFHGTLLFMYFRPSSSYSMDMDKIVSVFYTVVIPMLNPLVYSLRNKEVNVAPKKTISTKLCAG